In the genome of Bryobacteraceae bacterium, one region contains:
- a CDS encoding TetR/AcrR family transcriptional regulator, translated as MNSSDRNRVLDAALELVGGRELGAITLDDLSTAAGVSAFGIVREFQSKENILKAVLERELELMAAAAHDPELRLPGETLRDELITMANVILDEYRRRLPLLSRLLTAAMQDPEAGALFYRTFIVQGRQLFAGFLETRVRVGELRPDLDVEAASAMFLSSLTGALLMVELFGGKTVEDLDDSRLVQRTADIFLKGAARA; from the coding sequence ATGAATTCGAGTGACCGCAACCGCGTCCTCGACGCCGCGCTCGAGTTGGTGGGCGGACGCGAACTCGGCGCCATCACGCTCGACGATCTCTCAACCGCCGCCGGCGTCTCAGCGTTTGGAATCGTGCGCGAGTTCCAATCGAAGGAAAACATCCTCAAGGCCGTCCTCGAACGGGAACTCGAGTTGATGGCCGCCGCCGCGCACGACCCGGAACTCCGTCTCCCCGGCGAAACCCTTCGCGATGAACTGATCACGATGGCGAACGTGATCCTCGACGAATACCGCCGCCGCCTCCCGCTCCTCTCGCGGCTCCTCACCGCCGCGATGCAGGACCCCGAAGCCGGCGCGCTGTTCTACCGCACGTTCATTGTTCAAGGCCGCCAGTTGTTCGCCGGCTTCCTCGAGACGCGCGTCCGTGTCGGTGAACTGCGCCCCGATCTCGACGTCGAAGCCGCCTCGGCCATGTTCCTTTCCTCCCTCACCGGCGCGCTGCTGATGGTTGAACTGTTCGGCGGCAAAACGGTGGAAGACCTCGACGACTCGCGCCTTGTTCAACGCACCGCGGACATCTTCCTGAAAGGAGCGGCTCGCGCATGA